In Solenopsis invicta isolate M01_SB chromosome 13, UNIL_Sinv_3.0, whole genome shotgun sequence, one DNA window encodes the following:
- the LOC105196574 gene encoding protein ANTAGONIST OF LIKE HETEROCHROMATIN PROTEIN 1-like, whose product MNYDDDHLALLLWLRRRRRRQELERQQINRRTARWWVHPTIDERHLQGAYDNLVLELRRDAERFYNFHRMFSVQFDELLAMIEPIVTKVHLTRELLHSGLRLSLTLRYLASGDSMASLHYLYRVGKSTVPKIIAETTETLWQTLQPQVLPPPTLLTWVKIAKDFENRWHFPNSVGAINGKHVTVQCFKNTGSAFYNYKGTFSTVLMGVSDADLCFIYVSIGSAGRESNGGIFQSLDFGRCIETGILPLPAPKTLPGTNICLPVVFVGDAAFLLLKNLLRPYSGTNLSPEKIIFNYRLSIARRLIENAFGVMLAGGEYSDDQLLHHFQL is encoded by the coding sequence atgaattACGATGACGATCACCTTGCCTTATTATTGTGGCTACGAAGAAGGCGAAGACGACAGGAGCTAGAAAGGCAACAAATTAATCGGAGAACAGCTCGATGGTGGGTTCATCCTACAATAGACGAACGTCATCTTCAAGGTGCTTATGATAACCTTGTGCTTGAACTTCGCCGTGACGCAGAacgtttttacaattttcatcgCATGTTTTCTGTTCAATTTGATGAATTATTAGCAATGATAGAACCTATTGTTACAAAAGTACATTTGACAAGGGAACTATTGCATTCAGGACTACGATTATCATTGACGTTGCGATACCTTGCATCTGGGGATAGTATGGCAAGTCTACATTATCTTTACCGCGTAGGTAAATCTACTGTACCGAAAATAATTGCGGAAACAACAGAAACACTTTGGCAAACACTACAACCTCAAGTACTTCCTCCACCAACTCTACTAACATGGGTTAAAATCGCAAAAGACTTTGAAAATAGATGGCATTTTCCAAATAGTGTTGGCGCAATTAACGGGAAACACGTTACCgtacaatgttttaaaaatacaggATCAGCTTTCTATAACTACAAAGGCACATTCAGCACTGTTTTAATGGGAGTTTCAGACGCTGATCTTTGCTTTATATATGTTAGCATCGGTTCTGCTGGTAGAGAAAGCAACGGAGGCATTTTTCAAAGTTTAGATTTTGGAAGATGCATCGAAACAGGAATATTACCATTGCCTGCACCTAAAACGTTACCGGGCACAAATATTTGCCTTCCCGTAGTATTTGTTGGTGATGCTGCAttcctattattaaaaaatttattgcgaccATATTCTGGTACTAACTTGAGtccagaaaaaattatttttaattatcgcttAAGTATAGCAAGGCGTCTAATCGAAAACGCATTTGGAGTAATGTTAGCAGGTGGAGAATATTCCGACGACCAATTGTTGCATCACTTTCAACTGTAg